The Hymenobacter sp. DG01 genome has a segment encoding these proteins:
- a CDS encoding thioesterase family protein: MASSLIKTPETTHRIQFQDCDMLGHLNNARYLDYFLNAREEHTLRHYALNLGQVARELGASWVITKHCIAYLRPANHAEVVRIRTQLIHFDNSNLVVEMQMLSEDGQRLKAVLWSEMAFVKVPGGTRTEHSDALMDMLEGLDVEEVSYDPDGFDDRVRRLRKQLKRERNELD, from the coding sequence ATGGCTTCTTCTCTGATTAAAACGCCCGAAACCACCCACCGCATTCAGTTTCAGGACTGTGACATGCTGGGCCACCTCAACAACGCCCGCTACCTCGACTACTTTCTCAATGCCCGCGAAGAGCATACCCTGCGGCACTACGCCCTGAACCTGGGGCAAGTGGCCCGGGAGTTGGGCGCCAGCTGGGTGATTACCAAGCACTGCATAGCCTACCTGCGCCCCGCCAATCACGCCGAGGTAGTGCGCATCCGCACCCAGCTGATTCACTTCGACAACTCGAACCTGGTAGTGGAAATGCAGATGCTGAGCGAGGACGGCCAGCGCCTGAAAGCCGTGCTATGGTCAGAAATGGCCTTTGTGAAAGTGCCCGGCGGCACCCGCACCGAGCACTCCGATGCCTTGATGGACATGCTGGAAGGGCTGGATGTGGAGGAAGTCAGCTACGACCCCGACGGCTTCGATGATCGGGTGCGCCGCCTGCGCAAGCAGCTCAAGCGCGAGCGAAACGAGTTGGACTGA
- a CDS encoding type 1 glutamine amidotransferase domain-containing protein — protein MSIFGSNDLKGKKVAIVATDGFEQSELEKPKKFLEGEGAETHVISLKSGSIKGWDKKDWGSNVDVDKVIGEVKVADYDALVLPGGQMNPDVLRTKPEVVSFVGEFVRSGKPVAAICHGPWTLIEADAVRGKQLTSWPSLQTDIKNAGGRWVDETVVVDGNLITSRNPQDIPNFNDKIKEALVGKS, from the coding sequence ATGAGTATTTTTGGTAGCAACGACCTGAAAGGTAAGAAAGTAGCCATTGTCGCCACCGACGGTTTCGAGCAGTCGGAGCTGGAGAAGCCTAAGAAGTTTCTGGAGGGCGAAGGCGCCGAAACCCACGTCATTTCCCTGAAAAGCGGCTCGATTAAGGGCTGGGACAAAAAAGACTGGGGCAGTAATGTAGATGTGGACAAAGTAATTGGGGAGGTAAAAGTGGCCGACTACGACGCCCTGGTGCTGCCCGGCGGCCAGATGAACCCCGACGTGCTGCGCACCAAGCCCGAGGTGGTAAGCTTCGTGGGCGAGTTTGTGCGTTCCGGTAAGCCCGTGGCCGCCATCTGTCACGGCCCCTGGACCCTGATTGAGGCCGATGCCGTGCGCGGCAAACAGCTCACCAGCTGGCCCAGCCTCCAGACCGACATCAAAAATGCCGGCGGTCGTTGGGTTGATGAGACGGTGGTAGTAGATGGCAACCTCATTACCAGCCGCAACCCCCAGGACATCCCCAACTTCAACGACAAAATCAAGGAAGCTCTGGTGGGGAAATCCTAG
- a CDS encoding porin family protein: MKHFALLLAGCALSATALAQAPTEAPRVSGLRSSTDYAPGTGSDSRNNGFGIKGGFTASNFRGDDKKNFGNEGIYNTFHAGVYAQFGFNDKFSIQPEVLYSRQGFKGDNPANTSQTGTYTTRLDYVQVPVLLVYNFLDNVSVHVGPQASLLTKVKEGDRERKIADENDTYGYSYNSLDYGLAAGVEARVGPARVGGRYTAGFADIIQDQNLAKTGNTAITNIKNGMFQVYLGIGISN, translated from the coding sequence ATGAAACACTTTGCACTCCTGCTGGCTGGTTGCGCCCTGAGCGCCACGGCCCTGGCCCAGGCTCCTACCGAAGCTCCCCGCGTAAGCGGCCTGCGTTCCTCTACCGATTACGCTCCTGGCACCGGCAGCGACTCCCGCAACAACGGATTCGGCATTAAGGGGGGCTTTACGGCCTCCAACTTCCGCGGCGACGACAAGAAAAACTTCGGCAACGAGGGCATTTACAACACCTTCCACGCCGGGGTGTACGCCCAGTTCGGCTTCAACGACAAATTCTCGATTCAGCCGGAGGTACTGTACAGCCGCCAGGGCTTTAAGGGCGACAACCCCGCCAACACCTCGCAAACCGGTACCTACACTACTCGCCTCGATTACGTGCAGGTGCCCGTACTGCTGGTGTACAATTTCCTCGACAACGTGAGTGTGCACGTAGGCCCTCAGGCTTCGCTGCTCACCAAGGTGAAGGAAGGCGACCGGGAACGGAAAATTGCCGATGAAAACGACACCTACGGCTACAGCTACAACAGCCTCGACTACGGCCTGGCAGCCGGGGTAGAGGCCCGCGTAGGACCCGCCCGCGTGGGCGGCCGCTACACGGCTGGCTTCGCCGATATCATTCAGGACCAGAACCTGGCTAAAACCGGCAATACGGCCATTACCAACATCAAGAACGGCATGTTCCAGGTGTACCTGGGCATCGGTATTTCCAACTAG
- a CDS encoding histone deacetylase, with the protein MISLAWAPSYAHPLPANHRFPMLKYELLPEQLLREGILPESAFFLPQPPPDEDILRVHGADYYQRLCAGQLTRPEERATGFPWSPELIMRETTILGGTLECARRARQHGVALNIAGGTHHAFYNRGEGFCLLNDQAAAAAYLLAHPELGVGRVLIVDLDVHQGNGTASIFRHEPRVFTFSMHGARNYPHRKEQSDLDLPLPDGTDDVAYLALLRETLPRLLDQHQPDFVFYLSGVDVLATDKLGHLALSRDGCRLRDEYVLGLCHQHQLPVVVCMGGGYSPRIADIVDAHANTFRAAAALWG; encoded by the coding sequence ATGATTTCCCTTGCCTGGGCCCCAAGCTACGCCCATCCCCTGCCGGCCAACCACCGCTTCCCCATGCTCAAGTATGAGCTTTTGCCCGAGCAGCTGCTGCGCGAGGGTATTCTGCCGGAAAGCGCCTTCTTCCTGCCCCAGCCCCCACCCGACGAAGACATCCTACGGGTGCACGGGGCCGATTACTACCAGCGCCTGTGCGCCGGCCAGCTCACGCGCCCCGAGGAGCGCGCTACCGGCTTTCCGTGGAGTCCCGAGCTGATCATGCGCGAAACCACTATTCTGGGTGGCACGCTGGAGTGCGCGCGCCGGGCTCGCCAGCACGGTGTGGCCCTCAATATTGCCGGGGGCACCCATCACGCCTTCTATAATCGGGGTGAGGGGTTTTGCCTGCTCAACGACCAGGCCGCCGCTGCCGCCTACCTGCTGGCCCACCCCGAGCTGGGGGTAGGGCGGGTGCTCATCGTGGACCTGGATGTGCACCAGGGCAACGGCACAGCCAGTATTTTCCGGCACGAGCCGCGGGTTTTTACCTTCAGCATGCACGGGGCCCGCAACTACCCGCACCGCAAGGAGCAGTCGGACCTGGACCTGCCCCTACCCGATGGTACCGACGATGTGGCCTACCTGGCCCTGCTGCGCGAAACCCTGCCCCGCCTCCTCGACCAGCACCAGCCCGATTTCGTGTTTTACCTCAGCGGGGTTGACGTGCTGGCAACCGACAAGCTCGGCCACCTGGCTCTCAGCCGCGACGGTTGCCGCCTCCGCGACGAGTACGTGCTCGGCCTCTGCCACCAGCACCAACTGCCGGTAGTGGTGTGCATGGGCGGCGGCTACTCCCCCCGCATCGCCGACATCGTGGACGCCCACGCCAACACCTTCCGCGCCGCCGCCGCGCTATGGGGGTAG
- a CDS encoding methyltransferase domain-containing protein yields the protein MPDFRVRATEEELMDDLTLASEELRQNLDELETINTWLGGYAPVLDALDRLRPHFPAGRALRLADLGSGGGDTLRQVARWARRRGVAVELTGLDANPFMLEYAATRSAAYPEISYQQADIFSPEFQQQSFDVLMASLFCHHFPNEQLSRLLRQWQAQATLAVIVNDLHRHPLAYHSIRWLTRLLGGSRLVQHDAPLSVARAFTRSEWQQLLAAAGIARYQLRWRWAFRWQVIVANE from the coding sequence ATGCCCGATTTCCGCGTCCGTGCCACGGAAGAAGAGTTGATGGACGACCTGACCCTGGCCTCCGAGGAACTGCGGCAGAACCTGGACGAGCTGGAAACCATCAATACGTGGCTGGGCGGCTACGCCCCGGTGCTGGATGCCCTGGACCGCCTGCGCCCCCACTTCCCGGCCGGCCGCGCCCTGCGCCTGGCCGACCTGGGCAGCGGGGGCGGCGACACCCTGCGCCAGGTTGCCCGCTGGGCCCGACGCCGGGGCGTTGCCGTGGAGCTTACCGGCCTGGATGCCAACCCCTTTATGCTGGAGTACGCCGCCACCCGCAGCGCCGCCTACCCCGAAATCAGCTACCAGCAGGCCGATATTTTCTCCCCGGAATTTCAGCAGCAATCCTTTGACGTTCTGATGGCTAGCCTGTTCTGCCACCATTTCCCGAATGAGCAGTTGAGCCGGTTGCTGCGGCAGTGGCAGGCTCAGGCTACCCTGGCCGTTATCGTCAATGACTTGCACCGCCACCCGCTGGCCTACCACAGCATCCGGTGGCTGACGCGCCTGCTGGGCGGCTCCCGCCTGGTCCAGCACGACGCCCCACTTTCCGTAGCCCGCGCCTTCACGCGCTCCGAGTGGCAGCAGTTGCTGGCAGCCGCCGGCATTGCGCGCTACCAGCTCCGCTGGCGCTGGGCCTTTCGCTGGCAGGTGATAGTAGCGAATGAGTAA
- a CDS encoding type III polyketide synthase, which translates to MSSYLCAIGTANPPHRIPQLQIADFMARALQLDEGGTRKLRALYRVSGIGQRYTVLPDYGRANGSFEFFPNTANLEPFPSVGQRMAEYRRHALPLSVRAAQDCLRQVPEATTASITHLITVSCTGMYAPGLDIELVAALGLPGHVQRTCVNFMGCYAAVNALKLADAFCRATPEARVLVVCTELCTLHFQKSTEEDHLVSNALFGDGSAAVLVQGRPRAAGPSLALTAFHCGLEPDGQTDMAWHINNFGFEMTLSSYVPRMIQQGIGQLTARLLADLPVQLSDIRAFAIHPGGRKILESIEQALGLTTHDNRFAYQVLRDYGNMSSATVLFVMQELLRTLTPADAGAPVLSFAFGPGLTLEAMLLTVAWGAEPPARKRALEHQAQATEVLPA; encoded by the coding sequence ATGAGTAGCTACCTGTGTGCCATTGGCACGGCCAACCCGCCCCACCGTATTCCCCAACTTCAGATTGCCGACTTTATGGCCCGGGCCCTGCAGCTCGATGAGGGCGGCACACGTAAGCTGCGGGCCTTATACCGCGTTTCGGGCATTGGGCAGCGCTACACCGTGCTACCCGACTACGGCCGCGCCAACGGCAGCTTCGAGTTTTTCCCCAATACCGCCAACCTGGAGCCGTTTCCGTCGGTGGGGCAGCGCATGGCCGAGTACCGGCGCCACGCGCTGCCGCTTTCGGTGCGGGCGGCCCAGGACTGCCTACGCCAGGTGCCGGAAGCTACTACTGCCAGCATCACCCACCTGATTACGGTGAGTTGCACGGGTATGTACGCGCCGGGGCTGGATATTGAATTGGTGGCCGCCCTGGGGTTGCCTGGCCACGTACAGCGTACCTGCGTGAATTTTATGGGCTGCTACGCGGCCGTAAATGCCTTGAAACTGGCTGATGCTTTCTGCCGGGCCACCCCTGAGGCCCGCGTGCTGGTGGTGTGCACCGAGCTGTGTACCCTGCACTTTCAAAAGAGCACCGAGGAAGACCACCTGGTATCCAATGCCCTGTTCGGGGATGGCTCGGCGGCCGTGCTGGTGCAGGGCCGGCCGCGGGCCGCGGGCCCTAGCCTGGCCCTGACGGCTTTTCACTGCGGACTGGAGCCCGACGGACAGACCGATATGGCCTGGCACATCAACAACTTCGGGTTTGAGATGACGCTTTCCTCTTATGTGCCGCGCATGATTCAGCAGGGCATTGGGCAGCTTACGGCCCGGCTGCTGGCCGATTTACCGGTGCAGCTCTCCGATATCCGGGCGTTTGCCATTCATCCGGGCGGGCGCAAAATTCTGGAATCCATTGAGCAGGCGTTGGGGCTCACGACCCACGACAACCGCTTTGCCTACCAGGTACTGCGCGACTACGGCAATATGTCGTCGGCGACGGTGCTGTTTGTGATGCAGGAGCTGCTGCGCACGCTCACGCCTGCCGATGCGGGCGCCCCGGTGCTCAGCTTTGCCTTTGGGCCGGGCCTTACGCTGGAAGCCATGCTCCTGACTGTGGCCTGGGGAGCAGAGCCCCCGGCCAGAAAACGCGCCCTGGAACACCAGGCCCAAGCCACCGAAGTACTACCTGCCTGA
- a CDS encoding NAD(P)/FAD-dependent oxidoreductase translates to MDVVIIGGGLGGLCAALDLRQRGHAVTLLERRQYPFHRVCGEYISNEVLPYLHRLGLDVAALAPARITRFQVSSPAGRLLTSPLDLGGFGISRYQLDAFLCAAAEAAGVLVRQQTNATDVAFDPATDLHTVALAGGGQLQARAVLGTYGKRSSLDRQLQRPFFTQRSPYLGVKYHVRYPAMPRNLIALHNFADGYAGISAVEDDRYCFCYLTTRRNLKAHGTIPRLEAQVLARNPRLHHLLEHAEVLYPQPEVINEISFAPKTCVENHVLLCGDAAGLITPLCGNGMAMAIHGAQLAATHLDAFLRGRISRPALEAAYHHDWHHHFGARLRVGRAVQQLFGQPLLSEVAIAGLRLWPAGLRALMRRTHGQAF, encoded by the coding sequence TTGGACGTTGTCATTATTGGCGGAGGCCTGGGCGGGCTGTGCGCGGCGCTGGACCTGCGCCAACGTGGCCACGCCGTTACGCTGCTGGAGCGGCGGCAGTATCCGTTTCACCGGGTGTGCGGCGAGTACATTTCCAACGAAGTGCTACCCTACCTGCACCGCCTGGGCCTTGATGTGGCGGCGCTGGCCCCGGCCCGCATCACCCGCTTTCAGGTTAGCTCCCCGGCCGGCCGGCTGCTGACTTCGCCCCTGGACCTGGGAGGCTTTGGCATCAGCCGCTACCAGCTGGATGCGTTTTTGTGTGCGGCAGCCGAGGCGGCGGGCGTGCTGGTGCGCCAGCAAACCAACGCGACGGACGTTGCGTTTGACCCGGCCACCGACCTGCACACCGTGGCCTTGGCCGGCGGAGGGCAACTGCAGGCCCGGGCCGTGCTGGGTACCTACGGCAAACGCAGCAGCCTGGACCGGCAGCTGCAACGGCCGTTTTTCACGCAACGCTCGCCCTACCTGGGCGTGAAGTACCATGTGCGCTACCCCGCCATGCCCCGCAACCTGATTGCCTTGCACAACTTTGCCGATGGGTACGCGGGTATTTCGGCGGTAGAAGACGACCGTTACTGCTTCTGCTACCTCACCACCCGGCGCAATCTGAAGGCCCACGGCACCATTCCGCGGCTGGAGGCACAGGTGCTGGCCCGCAACCCCCGCCTGCACCACCTGCTGGAGCACGCCGAGGTGCTGTATCCGCAGCCGGAGGTTATCAACGAAATTTCCTTTGCTCCTAAAACCTGCGTGGAAAACCATGTACTGCTTTGCGGCGACGCGGCCGGCCTGATTACTCCCCTCTGCGGCAACGGCATGGCCATGGCCATACACGGCGCCCAGCTGGCAGCCACCCACCTCGATGCCTTTCTGCGAGGCCGCATCAGTCGGCCGGCCCTGGAGGCCGCCTACCACCACGACTGGCACCACCACTTCGGGGCCCGGCTGCGGGTAGGGCGGGCAGTGCAGCAGCTGTTCGGCCAGCCCCTGCTGAGCGAGGTAGCCATTGCCGGACTGCGCCTGTGGCCGGCCGGCCTCCGGGCCCTGATGCGCCGCACGCACGGGCAGGCGTTTTAG
- a CDS encoding T9SS type A sorting domain-containing protein, with protein MMKPLRYLGLFVLLALGLQSGLPSAAAQPTAPRSVPAPRPATEERALLVYPNPSTGIVHIAINGFEGRKVELRVLNVIGSVMYRETLSELNDRETRTLDLSKFANGLYYVKLEADNASEMRKLVIR; from the coding sequence ATGATGAAACCCTTACGCTATTTAGGCTTATTCGTTCTGCTTGCTCTGGGCCTCCAGTCGGGCCTGCCATCGGCGGCGGCCCAGCCTACGGCGCCCCGGTCCGTACCCGCGCCGCGCCCGGCCACCGAGGAAAGAGCCCTGCTGGTATATCCTAACCCGAGCACGGGCATTGTGCACATTGCTATCAATGGTTTTGAAGGCCGCAAAGTAGAGCTGCGCGTGCTGAACGTGATTGGCTCCGTAATGTACCGCGAAACCCTCAGCGAGCTGAATGACCGGGAAACCCGCACCCTCGACCTGAGCAAATTCGCCAACGGACTATACTACGTGAAGCTGGAGGCCGATAACGCCAGCGAAATGCGCAAGCTCGTTATTCGCTGA
- a CDS encoding NAD(P)/FAD-dependent oxidoreductase, translating into MNSVAEACAPAVHTVVVGAGQAGLAAAYYLRQAGVPFVVLEERAAVGEVWASRYDSLRLFSPAWASNLPGLPWPGPVRRYPTHLEAAAYLRQYAAYFQLPVETGQRVTSVQPAPDGFLVRTAAGRSISTRQLIVCTGPYTHPKVPAFSHHLPPATQQLHSSHYQRPAQINGSGPVAVVGSGNSALQIAADLATAGREVYVAFDEKTPAMPNNTAMWVLLLGTHLLQTGRNSVAGRLLRSRPEPVVRQDLQRLRRLPNAHFIGRALEATPAATLQGQRGLTPPLDAVIWATGFGPDYSWLQVPGALGPDGQPHHARGLSPVPGLAFLGLPWLHSRRSALMGGAGPDAAYVVAALLKKT; encoded by the coding sequence ATGAACTCTGTTGCTGAAGCTTGCGCCCCGGCAGTGCATACCGTAGTGGTGGGGGCGGGTCAGGCCGGTTTGGCGGCGGCCTACTACCTGCGCCAGGCCGGGGTACCCTTTGTGGTACTGGAAGAACGCGCCGCTGTGGGTGAGGTCTGGGCCAGCCGCTACGATTCGCTGCGCCTGTTTTCGCCGGCATGGGCCAGCAACCTGCCGGGCCTGCCCTGGCCCGGCCCCGTCCGCCGTTACCCCACCCACCTGGAGGCTGCCGCCTACCTGCGCCAGTATGCCGCATACTTCCAACTCCCGGTTGAAACCGGGCAGCGCGTAACCAGCGTGCAGCCCGCGCCAGATGGCTTTCTGGTCCGGACGGCCGCTGGCCGCAGCATCAGCACGCGGCAACTGATTGTGTGCACCGGGCCGTACACGCACCCAAAGGTGCCCGCCTTCAGCCACCACCTGCCGCCGGCCACCCAGCAGCTGCACAGCAGCCACTACCAGCGCCCGGCTCAAATCAATGGCTCGGGACCCGTAGCAGTGGTAGGCAGCGGCAACTCGGCTTTGCAGATAGCCGCTGACCTGGCTACCGCTGGCCGGGAGGTGTACGTGGCGTTTGATGAGAAAACCCCGGCCATGCCCAACAACACGGCCATGTGGGTGCTACTGCTGGGCACCCACCTGCTGCAGACCGGCCGCAACTCGGTGGCGGGGCGCTTGCTGCGCAGCCGGCCCGAGCCCGTAGTTCGCCAGGACTTGCAGCGGCTGCGACGGCTCCCGAACGCGCACTTTATCGGGCGGGCGCTGGAGGCTACCCCCGCTGCTACCCTGCAGGGCCAGCGGGGCCTTACCCCACCCCTGGATGCCGTTATCTGGGCCACCGGCTTCGGGCCCGACTATAGCTGGCTGCAGGTGCCGGGCGCCCTCGGCCCCGATGGGCAGCCCCACCACGCGCGCGGATTGAGCCCGGTGCCGGGGCTGGCTTTCCTGGGACTGCCGTGGCTGCACAGCCGCCGCTCGGCCCTTATGGGCGGGGCCGGCCCCGATGCGGCTTATGTGGTGGCAGCCCTCTTGAAAAAGACATAA